The following is a genomic window from Procambarus clarkii isolate CNS0578487 chromosome 75, FALCON_Pclarkii_2.0, whole genome shotgun sequence.
taccttgaagttacccttgcggttaccttgaagttaccttgcggttacctcgaagttaccttgaggttacctcgaAGTTATCCTGTGGTtatccttgaagttaccttgaggttatcctgtggttaccttgaagttacctgagGTTATcctgtggttaccttgaggttatcctgtggttaccttgaagttaccttgaggttatcctgtggttaccttgaagttaccttgaggttatcctgtggttaccttgaggttatcctgtggttaccttgaggttattctgcggttaccttgaagttatcctgtggttaccttgaggttgtcctgtggttaccttgaagttatcctgtggttaccttgaagttatcctgtggttaccttgaggttatcctgtggttaccttgaggttatcctgtggttaccttgaagttaccttgaggttatcctgtggttaccttgaagttaccttcagGTTATCCCTgacattacctttaggttaccctATGGTTGCCTAGagattaccttgaagttaccttgagattaccttgaggtgcttccgaggatcaatgtccccacgGCTCGGACTCTGACTCTCCTAACAGCGACAACAGACTCCGCTACCcacagtctgacgtatgaatcacagtcctgttgatcaggtatccttttggAGGTGTTCACCAAGTTCGCTTCTGACAGCCGTGAGAGGCCGGCCTCTCAGCCCTGCGGCTTCCTCGATGATTTGAGATTATAACTATAGCATTTTGAAATCGTGTTGGTACCATAGCGGGAGGCAGTGACCGTGGGCGTGGGCGTAGAGCAGCAAGTCTAAGGGAACCACGCCCTCCCGCCCACATGAGACAACATTGACTCATCCTCTCCTTATGCGGAGTAtcacctcgcttgagcctctcttCATCCTTAAATCTTCTCGCTGTGCTGATTTGAAATAATATTTTAATTGGGCGAAATGGGGCTTATTTGCTGTAAAATTTCGAAAatatatttttgtgtattttgtaAATTCTGGCATTAATTGTTGACATGAGTACTTCAGCTTAGGTGAAACAGCCAATCATATCGCATCACTGAGCTATATAAGGCAGCCAATCAGAGCACGTATGCTGCTGCCAGGGAGCCCGTGACGTCAGTGCGGTTATATAAGACGGAGTGGACAGGTTCCAATGTTCAGATCCACCACTGCGCTAACCTCGCCCAGTTAGACGCGACAGGACGGCATAAGAGGTGCTCCTCAAACGTTCATCCCCCCTCCCAAAACTTACAAAATGGTAAGTTAACCACTTTGTAATTAATTCAGCTATTGAGAGATAACTTTTTATAGTTGAAGTCCTCGTACAGTGTTAATCCACGCTGGATTTATATCATGTTTTATTAAATCTACACCTTAgggtaacaataataataatggtctTTATTTATAAAGCATGTTTCAATCACTAATTGGTAGGAACAGCTATTACATGAGTCCATCCACTTGAACTGGTGGCCTAGCCAATTTgactggacggtaaagcgacggtctcgcttcatgcaggtcgacgttcaatccccgaccgtccaagtggttggacaccattactttccccctcgtcccatcccaaattcttgtcctgatcccttccaagtgctataaagtcgtaatggctaggcgctttcccctgataattaaaaaaaatggacTGGTGGGTAGAGCGACTACCTTCTTTCCTGTAGTGACGGAGTTCGATATATGTTCAAGTGGTTGCGCACCGTTCCTTCATTCACtcttcctatcccagctcctatccctgTTCTCGTACCCCTTCCTCGCGCTGGAGTTCAGCTGTTTTGATTTTATATTGTCTATCCATATATAATTTCATATCCTTTCCATTCTAATAATCGCAAAACGTTTCAggcataaataaatatttaaagtctttttttttagtttaatgGGGTAAACAATGCTAATCGAGAAGCAAGCAATatgaagtgttgaaaaagtttatCAAGATGTTGAGGGCATAGAGTCGATTACTTACAGGTGTTGCCTAGGtaaagggattttttttttcatcatTATTTAAGATTGACCAAGATCCACCCGCTATCACTGGATAGGCGGTCACATCAGGAGTCAAAATGGAAAGAAAGAATGAGCTAATAATGAGAAAGGAAATTAAGAAGGAAGTTGAGAAGAAGGGTGAAGAGAGAGTAAAAAGCATTAATCAAACATATAGAACGAGAGAGGAAAAAAAAGGGTGAATACATACTCACAACAGGCAGAAAATGAAGTACTGAAACACCCCGAACCGAACCTAACTGAGCGACCCACGTATACAAAGCGTGAATGTTCGTGATGTTATCGTACATCATATTTTAACCGTTAGGGATTTTGATGTCAAAATGCGGTGTGTTATTCGAGAGAGAGTATTGGCTCATGCTTATGTTGATTCTACCTTGCATTCCAATATTTTTACAGTGGTTTACAATGTTTTTGCTGTGATTTACTATGTTTTTGCAGTGGTTTGCGATGTTTTTGCAatagtttatggtgtttttttcagTGGCTTGCGGTGTTTTATATTCCAGACATAGATTGACGTTAAGTAAGGTTATATAGGTTTCAAAATCCGTTCGCGAACCGTCTTGTTTACGAAGTGGCTTTTGTCCTTCACTTATTTCGATGTCAAGAATTACTTCCACAGTTTCCACAAGCCCTCTAAATGCTGAGTTCCATCTTTTCTTTACGATAAGGCACACAGAACCTTATCGAGTAAAGCTGTCAGAATGAATTTGGTCATATCTTGAACCTATAGCCTCACAGAGATAGGCTATCGTGTATTCACTAAGTAGGTTCCAATTGTTGTATTTATATTCGTATTCTCTAAGTACCACTAAGAAAACAATCAAGTTTTTTAAAAGACTTTTAGATTAGCTTCCTGTCTTAAGCATATTTCATATAGTTTATGTAGTACATAAACTTAATTAAAATTAGACATGATGAAATGCTGCACTTAGAACACTTAATTTCTCATCAATTGCTTGTTTCGATATTATCATTTTCCTTGCGGCACTTGATACTTTATAAACAACTTCTAAAAGAAGGCGTCAGGCCCATCAACATGGTAAATATGGTCGTTTGTTGACTGCCACTGAGGTAGGGGGGGTTAAGTTGAATATTTTGAAATAACGTTAGAGCGAACATTTGACATCTCGTAGAAACTTTGAACACGCATTGAATGTCATTCGGAAACTTAGAAAACATACATTATATCACGTAGACGTGCAGCGTCCCCTAGATGTGAAGTAGAGACAAAACTCGAATTAAATATCACATAAATATCCAGAATCCTATTGACGTCACACGTTATTAAAACTTGCCTGAACCCACCCTAGAGACTCAGAAGTACAATAACTGTCTTGTAAAATGAACACAGAAGATTAAACATCATATTTAGACTTACATGGAATATTATCACTAAATATTTAAAACCAAGCCCTTACAGTGAGTTGTTCTTGTCTTCCAGCGTGAGTGCATCTCCATCCATGTGGGCCAGGCTGGTTGCCAGATGGGCAATGCGTGCTGGGAGCTTTACTGTCTCGAGCATGGTATTGCCCCTGATGGCTCTATACCCTCAGACAAGGCCCTTGGCAACGCCGAcgactccttcaccaccttcttcaGCGAGACCGGCGCAGGCAAGCACGTCCCCAGAGCAGTCTTCGTCGACCTGGAACCCTCCGTAGTCGGTGAGTGGCGCGGGAGATTTGATCTGCCTTCGTTTTCCTGtaataaatttaattttatttgttgtaacattttcccatacCATGTGTGAGTATGTGAAGCatataaataatattatgacTGCACACACTGTATAGACTTAATACAGTAAGTGAGGTTACAAACTCTCATGCGATGCAGTTTTCCTTCAGATGAGGTCCGTACCGGCACATACCGCCAACTGTTCCATCCAGAGCAACTCATCAGCGGCAAAGAAGACGCCGCCAACAACTACGCCAGAGGACACTACACTATCGGAAAGGAGATTGTCGACCTGGTTTTGGATCGTATCAGGAAGCTGGCTGACAGCTGCACTGGCCTCCAAGGATTCCTCGTCTTCCACTCCTTCGGCGGCGGCACCGGTTCCGGCTTCACTTCTCTGCTCATGGAAAGACTCTCCGTCGACTACGGCAAGAAGAGCAAGCTGGAGTTCGCCATCTACCCAGCCCCTCAAGTCGCTACCGCCGTTGTCGAGCCATACAACTCCAtcctcaccacccacaccactctcGAGCACTCCGACTGCGCCTTCATGGTCGACAACGAAGCCATCTACGATATCTGCCGCAGAAACCTAGACATCGAACGACCTTCCTACGCTAACCTGAATCGTCTAATTGGCCAGATTGTCTCCTCCATTACCGCCTCCCTCAGGTTCGACGGAGCCCTCAACGTTGACCTCACAGAATTCCAGACCAACTTGGTGCCCTACCCCAGGATCCACTTCCCTCTTGTCACCTACGCTCCTGTCATCTCCTCCgagaaggcttaccatgagcagaTCACCGTCGGAGAAATCACCAACGCCTGCTTCGAACCCGCCAACCAGATGGTGAAATGTGACCCACGTAACGGAAAGTACATGGCTTGTTGTCTACTGTATCGTGGCGACGTGGTTCCCAAGGACGTGAACGCTGCCATTGCTTCCATCAAGACGAAGCGATCCATCCAGTTCGTGGACTGGTGCCCCACAGGTTTCAAGGTGGGCATCAACTACCAGCCGCCCACCGTCGTGCCCAACGGTGACCTTGCTAAGGTGTCGCGAGCCGTCTGCATGCTGTCCAACACGACGGCCATCGCAGAGGCCTGGGCTCGTCTTGACCACAAGTTCGACTTGATGTACGCCAAGCGCGCCTTCGTGCACTGGTATGTTGGCGAGGGCATGGAGGAGGGCGAGTTTTCAGAGGCCCGCGAGGACCTGGCAGCCCTCGAGAAGGACTACGAAGAGGTCGGCCTTGACACCGTCGGTGACGGAGAAGAGCAGGGCGAAGGTTATTAGACCAAACAAGTTGGTTAACTTTACATTCGTCAGCGGACGAAACACCTCCGCTAAGTCATTGGTTCAAGCTTTACCCTCCCTTTAGaccctaataaatattataattggaatttataacaaatcataatattTTAATATGAGTTTTATTTCTCGCCTTTGATTTTagatgtaaaataaaaaaaatattcactTGAAATCACAAGACGCGCTACATCTCTCTTTAGTGCGACCTTCTTTCTCTTCTCCGATGGATATTTTCTCTTCCTTTTGGATCACGCTTCTAGTGAGCTATTCCTCTCCTGCGGAAACTGTCCCTCTCTGATTCTCCACGGGAGGAAAACTGCTTCAGCCACATACCAAGAGCTTAATGGTATCACAGTAccatccacttggactggtccTTTCAGCGACTGCCTCATttcttgcaggtcagcgttcgatcccTGACGTTTCAAGTGGTTttgcaccgttccttcactccgtccataTTTCCCAGCTCTTCATTCGTCCTAAATGCTAAATAGTCATATTAGCCTAGCACTTTCTCTTTATAATTACATTACGTTAAAGCTGTCACTATTTAaggaatattaaattatatttaatTAACAGGTAGTTGGGTACAGTCAATGTACCCAAGGTTAAGGAAATAATCAGCAAAATATTTTATACAATTTAGCTATTTATGTAAGCCGAGCTATTTATAATTATGGGAGCTAATGATAGAAATTTAATTTATCGCAGAACATCGGTTGTTTATAATGAATGATACTGAGCATATGAAGTTGGCAGAAACCATTGAAAGCG
Proteins encoded in this region:
- the LOC123771640 gene encoding tubulin alpha-1A chain-like, which produces MRECISIHVGQAGCQMGNACWELYCLEHGIAPDGSIPSDKALGNADDSFTTFFSETGAGKHVPRAVFVDLEPSVVDEVRTGTYRQLFHPEQLISGKEDAANNYARGHYTIGKEIVDLVLDRIRKLADSCTGLQGFLVFHSFGGGTGSGFTSLLMERLSVDYGKKSKLEFAIYPAPQVATAVVEPYNSILTTHTTLEHSDCAFMVDNEAIYDICRRNLDIERPSYANLNRLIGQIVSSITASLRFDGALNVDLTEFQTNLVPYPRIHFPLVTYAPVISSEKAYHEQITVGEITNACFEPANQMVKCDPRNGKYMACCLLYRGDVVPKDVNAAIASIKTKRSIQFVDWCPTGFKVGINYQPPTVVPNGDLAKVSRAVCMLSNTTAIAEAWARLDHKFDLMYAKRAFVHWYVGEGMEEGEFSEAREDLAALEKDYEEVGLDTVGDGEEQGEGY